A region of Thermobifida halotolerans DNA encodes the following proteins:
- a CDS encoding adenylosuccinate synthase has translation MPAITLVGAQWGDEGKGKATDLVGGRVDYVVRYQGGNNAGHTVVIGDQKYALHLLPSGILSPDVVPVIANGVVIDPAVLFEELDGLVQRGVDTSRLLISANAHLIMPYHRALDKVSERFLGKGRIGTTGRGIGPTYADKISRAGVRVQDMFDAKILRKKLELALNDKNQILTKVYNRRGLDLDRILDEYLGYAEKLRPYVADTSLVLNRALDEGRTVFLEGSQGTLLDIDHGTYPFVTSSSPTAGGACAGSGIGPTRITKVIGILKSYTTRVGSGPFPTELEDEWGEWLRSQGHEYGVTTGRNRRCGWFDAPIARYATRVNGITDFFLTKLDVLSGLERVPVCVAYDVDGVRHDEIPMTQTEFHHARPVYEYLDGWGDDITGARSFEDLPKNAQVYVRTLEELSGAPISAIGVGPGRDQTLELRPLV, from the coding sequence CGACCTTGTCGGCGGCCGCGTTGACTACGTGGTCCGGTACCAGGGCGGCAACAACGCGGGCCACACCGTGGTCATCGGCGACCAGAAGTACGCTCTGCACCTGCTTCCGTCGGGCATCCTCTCCCCCGACGTGGTTCCGGTGATCGCCAACGGCGTCGTCATCGACCCGGCGGTGCTGTTCGAGGAGCTCGACGGCCTGGTCCAGCGCGGCGTCGACACCTCGCGCCTGCTGATCTCGGCGAACGCGCACCTGATCATGCCCTACCACCGGGCACTGGACAAGGTCAGCGAGCGCTTCCTCGGCAAGGGCCGCATCGGCACCACCGGCCGCGGCATCGGCCCCACCTACGCCGACAAGATCTCCCGCGCGGGCGTGCGCGTACAGGACATGTTCGACGCCAAGATCCTGCGCAAGAAGCTGGAGCTGGCGCTCAACGACAAGAACCAGATCCTCACCAAGGTGTACAACCGCCGTGGCCTGGACCTGGACCGCATCCTCGACGAGTACCTGGGCTACGCGGAGAAGCTGCGCCCCTACGTGGCCGACACCTCGCTGGTGCTGAACCGGGCGCTGGACGAGGGAAGGACCGTCTTCCTGGAGGGGTCGCAGGGCACCCTGCTGGACATCGACCACGGCACCTACCCGTTCGTCACCTCCTCCTCCCCCACCGCGGGCGGCGCGTGCGCGGGGTCGGGCATCGGCCCCACCCGCATCACCAAGGTCATCGGCATCCTGAAGTCCTACACCACCCGTGTCGGCTCGGGCCCGTTCCCCACCGAACTGGAGGACGAGTGGGGCGAGTGGCTGCGCTCCCAGGGGCACGAGTACGGCGTCACCACCGGCCGCAACCGCCGTTGCGGCTGGTTCGACGCGCCGATCGCCCGCTACGCCACCCGGGTCAACGGCATCACCGACTTCTTCCTCACCAAGCTCGACGTGCTGTCGGGGCTGGAGCGCGTCCCGGTGTGCGTCGCCTACGACGTCGACGGCGTGCGGCACGACGAGATCCCCATGACGCAGACGGAGTTCCACCACGCCAGGCCGGTCTACGAGTACCTCGACGGCTGGGGCGACGACATCACCGGCGCGCGGTCCTTCGAGGACCTGCCGAAGAACGCGCAGGTGTACGTGCGGACGCTGGAGGAGCTGTCGGGCGCGCCGATCTCCGCCATCGGCGTCGGCCCCGGTCGGGACCAGACCCTGGAACTGCGTCCTCTCGTGTAG